Proteins encoded within one genomic window of Cellulomonas xiejunii:
- a CDS encoding alpha-galactosidase — MPQRPDDETTPVTSDLLHLRAAGVSLVLDLTGLPRVLHWGSDLGALDDAALADLLLAGRPAHMGFPVDGEVVPSVLPAQADGWLGTPGLTGSRGGRAWSAALVPGTPVLTRSEDGGAVLVVPATDAAAGLALELVLELTTQGLVRQRATLTNTGDDGYELAGLLLTLPVPARAATLLDLGGHWARERSPLRTAFTHGTRLRENRRGRTGYDTPYVLVAGTEDLAHRRGEAWGFHVAWSGNHRSLAERNHYHPGLLGGGELLEPGEVRLGTGESYTSPWVYGSYGARGLDALADRFHAWMRARPQHPRTPRPVTLNTWEAVYFQHELGRLVELADAAAEVGAERFVLDDGWFGSRRDDSSGLGDWVVSEEVWPDGLHPLIEHVTGLGMQFGLWVEPEMVNPDSDLARAHPDWMLRLPDRLPRPARQQQVLDLARPEAYAHILGQLDALLTEHDIAYLKWDHNRDLVDAGHGPHGVPGVHGQTLAVYRLLDELRARHPRVEIESCSSGGSRVDLEILQRTDRVWASDCIDALERRSIQPWTNLLIPLELIGAHIGSGTAHSTGRSASLGFRAGTALFGHLGIEWDLREADDAQRAELAAWVALYKDVRGLLHTGVSVHADVADPAYEVHGVVAQDRSDALFAIAAVASSAQLPADVVPLPGLDPDATYHVRPQAPGDVVTHGRAAPWWGPGGVRATGRVLEQIGVRAPQLSPERLVLLRVTRVE; from the coding sequence GTGCCCCAGCGTCCCGACGACGAGACGACGCCCGTGACGAGCGACCTGCTGCACCTGCGTGCCGCGGGGGTCAGCCTCGTCCTCGACCTCACCGGCCTGCCCCGCGTGCTGCACTGGGGCTCCGACCTCGGTGCGCTGGACGACGCCGCGCTCGCGGACCTGCTGCTGGCCGGGCGCCCCGCGCACATGGGCTTCCCCGTCGACGGCGAGGTCGTGCCGTCCGTCCTTCCCGCGCAGGCGGACGGCTGGCTCGGCACGCCGGGCCTGACCGGGTCCCGTGGCGGGCGTGCCTGGTCGGCGGCCCTCGTCCCCGGCACGCCGGTGCTCACGCGGTCCGAGGACGGCGGTGCCGTCCTCGTCGTGCCGGCCACCGACGCCGCCGCGGGGCTCGCGCTCGAGCTCGTCCTGGAGCTGACGACGCAGGGCCTCGTGCGTCAGCGCGCCACGCTCACGAACACCGGGGACGACGGCTACGAGCTCGCCGGGCTGCTCCTCACGCTGCCCGTGCCCGCGCGCGCCGCGACCCTCCTCGACCTCGGAGGGCACTGGGCGCGCGAGCGCAGCCCCCTGCGGACCGCGTTCACGCACGGGACCCGCCTGCGCGAGAACCGCCGCGGCCGCACCGGCTACGACACGCCGTACGTCCTCGTCGCGGGGACCGAGGACCTCGCGCACCGTCGCGGCGAGGCGTGGGGCTTTCACGTCGCCTGGTCCGGAAACCACCGCAGCCTCGCCGAGCGCAACCACTACCACCCGGGCCTGCTCGGTGGCGGTGAGCTGCTCGAACCCGGGGAGGTGCGGCTCGGCACGGGGGAGTCGTACACGAGCCCGTGGGTCTACGGCTCCTACGGCGCGCGGGGCCTGGACGCGCTCGCGGACCGCTTCCACGCCTGGATGCGCGCGCGTCCGCAGCACCCCCGCACGCCGCGCCCCGTGACCCTGAACACCTGGGAGGCCGTCTACTTCCAGCACGAGCTGGGGCGGCTCGTGGAGCTCGCGGACGCCGCCGCCGAGGTCGGGGCCGAGCGCTTCGTCCTCGACGACGGCTGGTTCGGGTCGCGCCGGGACGACTCGAGCGGGCTGGGGGACTGGGTCGTGTCCGAGGAGGTGTGGCCCGATGGTCTGCACCCCCTGATCGAGCACGTGACCGGCCTCGGGATGCAGTTCGGGCTGTGGGTCGAGCCCGAGATGGTCAACCCAGACTCGGACCTCGCCCGCGCCCACCCCGACTGGATGCTGCGGCTGCCCGACCGGCTCCCGCGACCGGCGCGGCAGCAGCAGGTGCTCGACCTCGCCCGCCCCGAGGCGTACGCCCACATCCTCGGGCAGCTCGACGCGCTGCTCACCGAGCACGACATCGCCTACCTCAAGTGGGACCACAACCGTGACCTCGTCGACGCCGGGCACGGCCCGCACGGCGTCCCCGGCGTGCACGGCCAGACGCTCGCCGTCTACCGCCTGCTCGACGAGCTGCGCGCCCGGCACCCCCGCGTCGAGATCGAGTCGTGCTCCTCGGGCGGGTCGCGGGTCGACCTGGAGATCCTGCAGCGGACGGATCGCGTCTGGGCGTCGGACTGCATCGACGCGCTCGAGCGGCGGTCCATCCAGCCGTGGACCAACCTGCTCATCCCGCTCGAGCTCATCGGCGCGCACATCGGCTCGGGGACCGCGCACAGCACCGGGCGCTCCGCGAGCCTGGGCTTCCGGGCCGGCACGGCACTGTTCGGTCACCTCGGGATCGAGTGGGACCTGCGCGAGGCGGACGACGCCCAGCGTGCTGAGCTCGCGGCCTGGGTCGCGCTGTACAAGGACGTGCGCGGCCTGCTGCACACCGGCGTGAGCGTGCACGCGGACGTGGCCGACCCGGCGTACGAGGTGCATGGCGTCGTCGCGCAGGACCGCAGCGACGCGCTGTTCGCCATCGCCGCCGTCGCGTCGTCGGCGCAGCTGCCTGCGGACGTCGTCCCGCTGCCGGGGCTGGACCCGGACGCGACGTACCACGTGCGACCGCAGGCACCGGGCGACGTCGTCACGCACGGGCGGGCCGCGCCGTGGTGGGGACCGGGCGGCGTGCGGGCCACCGGCCGCGTGCTCGAGCAGATCGGCGTGCGGGCGCCGCAGCTGTCGCCCGAGCGGCTCGTCCTGCTGCGCGTGACGCGGGTGGAGTGA